Proteins encoded by one window of Arachis ipaensis cultivar K30076 chromosome B04, Araip1.1, whole genome shotgun sequence:
- the LOC107635618 gene encoding putative disease resistance RPP13-like protein 3, producing MLGIHGDGDEINKFVAELYNKIRPHFVTASFLSNISEKTNESGGGLEHLQETLLSEMGEEVRTKIGSTFKGSSEIKQRLGQKRVLLVLDDVDNIQQLDSLARRMDWFGPGSRIIITTRYEDVLDDHILNNCVEVKKYCIAEGSSSTVKEENVVGLEKDFEIVINQLKEEDSPGNVVSIVGMGGLGKTTLARKIYNSDEVKMLFPCRAWATVSKDYSGKEVFKSLFKCLKPSASKFEDSSSEEELKQKVKKCLEGKKYLVVLDDVWDSKAWRTIKNCFPENNNGGMILVTTRNDQVAYVSESKKPHHKLSFMDKERSWELFHKEVFCRRNCPPELESIGRSIVETCKGLPR from the coding sequence ATGCTGGGAATTCATGGAGATGGTGATGAAATAAACAAATTTGTTGCGGAGCTCTATAACAAGATTAGGCCTCACTTTGTAACTGCAAGTTTTCTTTCCAATATCAGTGAGAAAACAAACGAAAGTGGTGGTGGCCTAGAACATCTACAAGAAACTCTTCTTTCTGAGATGGGAGAGGAGGTCAGGACTAAGATTGGAAGCACATTCAAAGGATCCTCTGAAATTAAACAAAGACTAGGCCAAAAAAGAGTTCTTCTGGTTTTGGATGATGTTGATAATATACAACAACTGGATTCACTAGCTAGAAGAATGGATTGGTTTGGTCCTGGTAGTAGGATCATTATAACAACAAGATATGAAGATGTGCTAGATGATCATATTTTGAACAATTGTGTTGAGGTTAAGAAATATTGCATCGCTGAAGGAAGTAGTTCTACTGTGAAGGAAGAAAATGTAGTGGGATtggagaaagattttgaaattgtgaTTAATCAACTCAAGGAAGAAGATTCTCCTGGGAATGTTGTTTCCATTGTTGGCATGGGTGGGTTAGGCAAGACCACCCTTGCTCGAAAGATCTACAATAGCGATGAGGTGAAGATGTTATTCCCTTGCCGTGCATGGGCAACTGTTTCCAAGGATTACAGTGGAAAGGAAGTTTTTAAGAGCCTTTTCAAGTGTCTGAAGCCGTCTGCATCTAAATTTGAAGATTCAAGTAGTGAAGAGGAGCTAAAGCAGAAGGTGAAGAAATGTCTGGAAGGAAAAAAGTACTTGGTAGTCCTTGATGATGTTTGGGACAGTAAAGCATGGCGCACTATAAAGAATTGTTTCCCAGAAAACAACAATGGTGGCATGATACTAGTAACTACTCGTAATGATCAGGTGGCTTATGTTTCAGAGTCAAAGAAACCTCATCACAAGCTTTCCTTTATGGATAAAGAAAGAAGTTGGGAACTGTTTCACAAGGAGGTTTTCTGCAGAAGAAATTGTCCTCCTGagctagaatctattggcagATCAATTGTTGAAACTTGCAAGGGTTTACCAAGATAA